DNA sequence from the Nitrososphaerota archaeon genome:
GAGCTACCGGCCCAAACTCCTCAAAATGAGCTGGCATTTTAAGGGTTTTTACAACCATTTTTTCTGATTTGACTCCCTGATCAACTTGAAGAGAAATTGCTGGCAGTACCCTGCATATGGCCCAAAATACTCTGTGATTTCTTCGTGCAAAATTTGATATTTCTTTTGTGTCAGTGTTTTTCCCTCAAAGAGAAATCTCTCTGGATAGTATTCCTGCAGACTGCGAATTATCCAGCGGTCCAGCGGAAATGATTCCAGCTTTTCTAGTGAGAAAAGCAAAATACAGTCAGCTACCTTATCTCCAATCCCAAATATCTTCAGTAGGGATTCTTTAACTGTGTGATAGTCTTCCTTTTTTAGATGATCAAAGTCGATCTGGCCATTGCTGACTAGTCTTGATGCCTCTTTAACAAATGACGCTCTGTATCCCAGGCCGCAGGATGACAACTCTTGTCTTGTTGCATTTGCCAATTTTTTTGGTTCTGGAAATGTATAGAATTCTTTATTATCAAATTTGATTTTTTTACCAAACTTTATTGTAATATTTTGCAAAGTTCGCCTGATGTTTTGTATGCTAGAATTAGATGATACAATAAATGAAATGTAGCACTGGAACGGATCCTGTCGCATTAGCCGAAGGCCTGCAAATTCTTTTACTGCCTTTTTTATTATTTTGTCTTGGGATATTGATTTAATTATTTTCTCAAAATTGTCTTTTTCTCTGAATAAATCATAATCTTGTTTTTGATACGATGACACCATGCCGGGATTGCTCTCGTCAACCGATAAAACATCATAGCCGTTTATTCCATACCACTTGGTCCCAAACTTTTCCCACAAAAACACTTGGCCACTGTTGATGGTATGATCTAGGTTGATTTGCATTATATCGATATGACGTCGCCCATCTTTGGGGCATGTGCATCGAAGCCAAACCGCTCGTTGATTTCCTGTGCAAACTTTGTGCACGAGTTTCCATCCCCGTGGACAGTCAGGACCTTGGGATTTCCCTTGATCTTCTTGATTAGATCAAATAACGCGTTTCTATCAGAATGCCCTGAAAACTCGAACTGTCGTACTTGGGCCTCTGCCTTTCGCTCTCTACCTTGGACTGAAATCTTGCCTGAATCTAGAAGCCTTCTGCCGGGCGTACCCTCACCTTGATATGATACAAGTGCAATTCCATTTTTTTTGTCAAGCGCCAATTCTTGCAGATAAAAGACAGCGTTTCCGCCAACTAGCATTCCTGCAGGCGATATTACAACACATGGCTCTGCAAGCTCGCGCTTTCGCTCTGAGTGAGTCCTCACCCAGACTGTATTTTCTATTGCATCTACAAATACCTCATAGTCTCGGAGATATTCTGGATATCGTAGTAACACTTCGTTGACACTTAGCGCCATTCCATCCATGATTATTTTGTGCTTGAACTTGGCGTTTTTTAAAATGCAGGCAATTTCCTGGGAGCGCTCTACAGAAAATGCTGGAACAAACAGGGTTCCCTTTTGATCCAGTATTTCATTTGCAAACTCGATGAACTTTTCCTCAGATTCCTTTCTTGGCATTTGTTCTGTTTGAGAATAGGTACTCTCTGTGATTAGCATATCAATTTCACCAATGTCGAGGTCTGCTTCGCGCAACATTCTGGAGCCGTTTACGTTGATGTCTCCAGTGTAGAAGAGTTTTTTTCCTTCAGATTCGACTAGGACGGTTCCTCCACCCACAACGTGGCCGGAATCTCGAAGTTCAAACGATGACTTGCCATGAGTGATTTTTTCGTTAAAGCCAACTCGCTTTGCATGCGAATACATCTTGTGAACTTCGGGCAAACCAAACGGGTGGGCTTCCTTTTCCAGTCGTAGCATGTCTTCGATTAGAATTCTACTGAGATCAAATGTTGGCGGAGTTGCATACACAGGGCAGGTACCACTAACATACATCAATGGTACATAGCCGGAATGGTCCAAATGCGCATGTGTTACTATGATGGAGTCGACTTCCTTTGGCATCACGTGCATTGGTGCCAGCAGGTTTTTTCCAAGATTTACTCCATAATCCAATAGGTAATTGGCCCCTTCACAGTTTACCAAAAAGCCAGACCTTCCTACCTCTAGGCCTGCCCCCAAAACTTTTACTTTCAAGAGATTGGGATGGTTTTTGGTCTACGTTAAAAGGTTGTCACAAGGACGACCGATCGTTGCGCTAATAATATAATCTTCAAAAGCTTTAATTAGTCAAACCTAAGATCCTTTTTCATGGGTAGAACTTTTGACCAATGGTGGAATTCAATTCCTGCAGACCTACGCAACAAAACCCGCGCAGGCGATGAAGGAAACAAACCACTGTTAAACCAAATTAATTGGGTTTGGGTAAAAAATCTGATGGACAAAAGAGCTGACTTGAATCCAAGTGCAGCTGAATTGCTAGATTGGGTAACAAGCGGCCAAATCGACGCAATGCGAAAGTAAAAACCATCTGTATACCTTTTTTATATTTTGAAAATTTTTTGTTTATTTGATCGCGCACATCGATCAAAAAATAACGCTGTTGAATATTTCAATCATGGTTTAAATAGTTAGCACAGGCAAATTACATTAAGTGAAATAAATGCCAATAGCAATACTTCCAGACGTTGATGAACAAAGATGTATTGGCTGCGCACTATGCGTAGAAATCTGTACATCTCTTGGCCCAGACGTACTCCGAGTAAAACCAGTCGAAGGCTGGAAAAGAGGTAAGGCATTTGTCTTTTACCCAGAAAGATGCATCTCCGATGGAGCATGCATCGGTGTTTGCCCAACAAAGTCAATCTTCTGGATGAGACCAATGAACTACACAGCTGGACAACCAGTTCCTCTACACAGAAACGGAGTTTTCGTAAAAGGCTGGGCAGAAGACGCAGGTCTTTAGACCGCTTTCTTTCTTTTTACTTTTTTATTTGTCTAGTTTTGACTGATTTTGGTATTTTTTGAGATTTTAGGAAGTCGTTCTTTTCGAGATGAATTTTCTCGAACTTGTTGTTCTGCAAAAAAGCCTTCCAGGTCTTTGAAAATTCTGTAAATTCTTCTGGCTTTGCGTTGGTATTTGCCATTACATAATGCGCTGCTGGATAAAGGTCGGAGATCTCCAGAGGTATCAGTCCTAGATATGGGTTGAACTGGCAAAACTGAACTTTATCTTCTTTGTATTTTTTCTTGATTTTGGAGTAATCTCCTGAAAGATAGAATGGTTTGTCTGCCGTATCTCTTAGAATTACGAGCTCTTTTTTGTCGGTCTTAAAAGCCCGAACTGTTCTGTGATATGATAGAAGCTCCGGTCTGAACTGGTCCTCTGGGGTGTATAGGAATAATGCCCTCTCCTTGAATTTAGGAGTGGTTTTTGCCAAAAACTCGGAATTTGCAGTAAAGACATTCAGTGTTTCGTAGAGCTTTGGGTGAGCCTTTATCTTTTTGACGACATACTCCCAGAGCCTACCTTCGTGGATTGCCTCCTTGGTCCTATCTACTTCGGACTTGATAGCATATAGATTATGGAGGGCAATACAGGGGATTCGCTCATTTGCTGGCAATTCTGAGAGTGACTTGGGGGTGTATTTTTTGCAAACCTCGCAGTTGCACGCAAAATATTGCATCTCGGTGAGTTGGTTTGTTCTGTCATCTGAGATGTACCTATCGTGCTTTGCATAAAGCATGTAGGATGCAGAATCAAATGTGTCATAACCCAAGGCAATTGCAATTGGTATTGTAAGTGGATGGCCTGCGCCAAACAAGTGAAGCGGTATTGAATCCGGGATTAGCTTTTTTGCTTCAAGAATAATTTTTGCCAAGAGACCATACTCGTATGACTCCATTACCTCAACTGGGCTGCCAAATGCAAGCATCTGGTATCCCTGTGATAGTAGGCTACTAGTTGATCTTCTAACCAAGTCCAGGTGTTCCGCTCCCTGGATTGGACCAATCCAGATCTGGCCATTTTCTTTTTTGTCCTTGATTGTTTTCTCTGTTACTGCTAGTGTATGGTCGACATAGTCCTTTGCCTTTTTCTTTGGTAGCCCGTATCCAGTAGGCTTGTCCAGAGGTATTGCAATGTCCGTCATTATTTTTTGTTCATAGTCGGCCATGGCATCTGGCGTGACATCTACTTGGCCATATTCTAGTACTTGGTATCCACCAGAGTCCGTCATGATGCTGCCGTCGAATTTTATGATATCATGAATGCCACGCCTTACAGCTTCGTCACCCCAGCGCTTCATTGTGATGTATGCATTTGTTATGACAAGATCAAAACCCATTTGTCTTAGCTTTGATGGTGGAATGCTTTGCTTTACTGGGTGAATCACCGGGACAAATGCAGGAGTCTCTACTTTGCCGTGATTTGTCTGCAGTATTGCTATTCTTGCTGCAAGGTCTGTCTTTAGAATTTCAAACATGGGATCACTCTTTATTTGGGAAAAACTTTGCCAAGTCTCCTTTACGTGATACTAAATCCAGCCAGTCTATTTTATCTCCTTTGGATTTGCGCTGTGTGATCAAGCCTATCTTTGCTATGATTTGGCTAGGGGATAAATTGGTAGCATTGATTTGAAATGTCTTTTTGATGCCAAAGCTTGCAATAGAGTCGTATTCTATTATGCCTAGGATTTCACTTCCTACGTTTTCTATGATTTTCTTTTGCGTGTATTTTCTTTTTTTGTAAACTGGGATTAGCTTGTATGGATTTTTTCGCAAAATTATTGTTGTACTTACCCGTGTTTTATCCAAGACATATGGGGCTAGGTGTCCAACTATGATACTGTTCTTTTTTGCTAATTTTTTTACTAGCCTTGCCAATTTTTTTACGTCAACGTCTAGTGTTGAGCCAGATTTTTCATAGACTTTGTTTTGTATTGCGATTTGGTTTAGGTCAAGTATTGGCAGGTCTAGTTTTTGTGCCAATTTTTCAGAGACTGTATGTTTGCCTACACCTGGATTGCCAGTAATTACTAACATGTAGGAGGCTAGTTTTACTCCACATTAAACAATTTCTGCAATCCTAATAAGAAGTGGTGATTTTTTTATCTTTGATGTTTATCGGTCTTTTAGGCAAGGCAAATGTAGGAAAATCCACGTTCTTTTCTGCATCTACTGAAACCGCAGTGCCAATTGGGAATTATCCATTTACCACAATAGAGCCAAACGTCGGGGTGACGTATGTAAAGACAAAATGTGCATGCAAGCATTTTGGCATTGCACACCAAAACCCAATGTGCTTGGATGGAATTCGACTAGTTCCTGTCAAAATCATTGATGTCGCGGGATTGGTACCGGGAGCACATGAGGGCAAGGGTCTAGGTAACAGGTTCCTAGACGATGCACGACAGGCAGATGTTCTAATTCATGTAGTGGATATTGCTGGCACAACAGATATCCAGGGCCAGCCAGTCCCTGCGGGAACTCACAATCCTCTAGATGACGTGGAATTTGTTGAAAACGAGTTCAACCAGTGGTTTAAGCAAATCCTGATGCGGGAATGGCAAAAATTACTAAAGGAAATTCTACAAAAGACAGCAACACTAGTAGAGGGAATAACAAGAAGGTTTTCCGGCCTTGGAATCAAGGACTATCAAGTATCTGATATGCTAAAGGAGACTGGACTTGCTGCAAAAAAACCAACAGAGTGGACAGAGCAAGACATTTTGCAATTTGTAACCAAGCTTCGCAAAAAAACAAAACCAGTACTAATTGTGGCAAACAAGGCGGATTTGTGCAAGGATCTATCCATAATTGAGAAAATAAAAAAAGAAAGTCACGTGGTAACATGTAGTGCTGAATCTGAGTTATTACTCAGAAAAGCAAGCAAGGCAAATCTGATAAAATATGTTCCAGGCGATTCGTCATTTACCATATCAAACGAATCCACAATAAATCCTCAACAAAAGCAAGCGCTGGATCTGGTAAAGTATGTGATGGGAAAAATCCAGACAACCGGCGTTCAATCGGCAATCAATTATGCTGTATTTGATGTTCTCAAGTTCATCACAGTATATCCTGTAGAGGATGAGACCAAGCTCTCAAACAAGGATGGCGTCGTACTGCCTGACGCAAGACTGTTACCTGTCGGCTCTACTGCAAAAGAGCTGGCAGGCACAATACATGCAGATCTGGCAAAGGGATTTTTGCATGCAATTGACGCAAAGACAAAGCAGCGAATCAGTGCTGATCACATCCTCAAGGACGGGGATGTAATCAAAATCATATCTAGCATGAGTCGTGGATAAAATGATCTGTTTAGGAATAGAAAGCACTGCACACACATTTTCATGCGCTATAGTGGAAAAGAAAAACGAAAAGGGAAAAATTCTTTCTGATGTTCGCAAAATCTATCGACCACCAGACGGGCAAGGAATCCATCCGCGCGAAGCCTCGCGACACCACATTGAGCACAGTACCAGCGTTTTATCAGAGTGTATGCAAAAGGCAAATCTATCCATTAAAGACATTGACATTATTTCATATTCAGCCGGACCTGGCCTTGGACCGTGCCTGCGAGTCTCTGGCGTAATAGCTAGGACAATATCATCATATCACAAAATTCCAATCTATCCTGTCAATCATGCGATAGGGCACATCGAGCTGGGTAAAATGCTCACTGGAGCAAAGGATCCTCTGGTGTTACTAGTATCGGGAGGACATACAATGCTTGCTGCATTCAAGTACAAAAAATGGAGAATATTTGGAGAGACACTTGACATAACACTTGGACAACTGCTGGACCAGTTTGGGCGCTCGCTTGGATTTGCATCACCATGCGGAAAAAAAATTGAAGAACTTGCGCAAGAATCTGATAACTATGTTGAACTACCATATGTCGTAAAAGGAAATGATGTGTCGTTTTCTGGACTAATGTCTGCA
Encoded proteins:
- a CDS encoding 4Fe-4S dicluster domain-containing protein; its protein translation is MPIAILPDVDEQRCIGCALCVEICTSLGPDVLRVKPVEGWKRGKAFVFYPERCISDGACIGVCPTKSIFWMRPMNYTAGQPVPLHRNGVFVKGWAEDAGL
- the tsaD gene encoding tRNA (adenosine(37)-N6)-threonylcarbamoyltransferase complex transferase subunit TsaD — protein: MICLGIESTAHTFSCAIVEKKNEKGKILSDVRKIYRPPDGQGIHPREASRHHIEHSTSVLSECMQKANLSIKDIDIISYSAGPGLGPCLRVSGVIARTISSYHKIPIYPVNHAIGHIELGKMLTGAKDPLVLLVSGGHTMLAAFKYKKWRIFGETLDITLGQLLDQFGRSLGFASPCGKKIEELAQESDNYVELPYVVKGNDVSFSGLMSAAKRISKNKQDACYSIQETAFAMIGEAAERALSFTEKKELLVVGGVAANKRLSQIFRQICTRQKAKFFVSPLDYSGDCGSQIAWTGLLEATAKKGAKIQDTFVRQSWRLDTVQIDY
- a CDS encoding shikimate kinase is translated as MLVITGNPGVGKHTVSEKLAQKLDLPILDLNQIAIQNKVYEKSGSTLDVDVKKLARLVKKLAKKNSIIVGHLAPYVLDKTRVSTTIILRKNPYKLIPVYKKRKYTQKKIIENVGSEILGIIEYDSIASFGIKKTFQINATNLSPSQIIAKIGLITQRKSKGDKIDWLDLVSRKGDLAKFFPNKE
- the ychF gene encoding redox-regulated ATPase YchF, coding for MFIGLLGKANVGKSTFFSASTETAVPIGNYPFTTIEPNVGVTYVKTKCACKHFGIAHQNPMCLDGIRLVPVKIIDVAGLVPGAHEGKGLGNRFLDDARQADVLIHVVDIAGTTDIQGQPVPAGTHNPLDDVEFVENEFNQWFKQILMREWQKLLKEILQKTATLVEGITRRFSGLGIKDYQVSDMLKETGLAAKKPTEWTEQDILQFVTKLRKKTKPVLIVANKADLCKDLSIIEKIKKESHVVTCSAESELLLRKASKANLIKYVPGDSSFTISNESTINPQQKQALDLVKYVMGKIQTTGVQSAINYAVFDVLKFITVYPVEDETKLSNKDGVVLPDARLLPVGSTAKELAGTIHADLAKGFLHAIDAKTKQRISADHILKDGDVIKIISSMSRG
- the tgtA gene encoding tRNA guanosine(15) transglycosylase TgtA translates to MFEILKTDLAARIAILQTNHGKVETPAFVPVIHPVKQSIPPSKLRQMGFDLVITNAYITMKRWGDEAVRRGIHDIIKFDGSIMTDSGGYQVLEYGQVDVTPDAMADYEQKIMTDIAIPLDKPTGYGLPKKKAKDYVDHTLAVTEKTIKDKKENGQIWIGPIQGAEHLDLVRRSTSSLLSQGYQMLAFGSPVEVMESYEYGLLAKIILEAKKLIPDSIPLHLFGAGHPLTIPIAIALGYDTFDSASYMLYAKHDRYISDDRTNQLTEMQYFACNCEVCKKYTPKSLSELPANERIPCIALHNLYAIKSEVDRTKEAIHEGRLWEYVVKKIKAHPKLYETLNVFTANSEFLAKTTPKFKERALFLYTPEDQFRPELLSYHRTVRAFKTDKKELVILRDTADKPFYLSGDYSKIKKKYKEDKVQFCQFNPYLGLIPLEISDLYPAAHYVMANTNAKPEEFTEFSKTWKAFLQNNKFEKIHLEKNDFLKSQKIPKSVKTRQIKK
- a CDS encoding MBL fold metallo-hydrolase — translated: MKVKVLGAGLEVGRSGFLVNCEGANYLLDYGVNLGKNLLAPMHVMPKEVDSIIVTHAHLDHSGYVPLMYVSGTCPVYATPPTFDLSRILIEDMLRLEKEAHPFGLPEVHKMYSHAKRVGFNEKITHGKSSFELRDSGHVVGGGTVLVESEGKKLFYTGDINVNGSRMLREADLDIGEIDMLITESTYSQTEQMPRKESEEKFIEFANEILDQKGTLFVPAFSVERSQEIACILKNAKFKHKIIMDGMALSVNEVLLRYPEYLRDYEVFVDAIENTVWVRTHSERKRELAEPCVVISPAGMLVGGNAVFYLQELALDKKNGIALVSYQGEGTPGRRLLDSGKISVQGRERKAEAQVRQFEFSGHSDRNALFDLIKKIKGNPKVLTVHGDGNSCTKFAQEINERFGFDAHAPKMGDVISI
- a CDS encoding DNA repair protein — encoded protein: MQINLDHTINSGQVFLWEKFGTKWYGINGYDVLSVDESNPGMVSSYQKQDYDLFREKDNFEKIIKSISQDKIIKKAVKEFAGLRLMRQDPFQCYISFIVSSNSSIQNIRRTLQNITIKFGKKIKFDNKEFYTFPEPKKLANATRQELSSCGLGYRASFVKEASRLVSNGQIDFDHLKKEDYHTVKESLLKIFGIGDKVADCILLFSLEKLESFPLDRWIIRSLQEYYPERFLFEGKTLTQKKYQILHEEITEYFGPYAGYCQQFLFKLIRESNQKKWL